The Cellulomonas wangleii genome includes a region encoding these proteins:
- a CDS encoding SPFH domain-containing protein, whose translation MPDTAPPQDSVGGDPSGRPVGHDGARVDVVERDAWALGPGPAAFVALLALTGLAASIPLFIVADITGQNWYGVLGIATLVLGVVLLTSIAVISPGQTRVVQFFGRYIGTIRRTGLVLTVPLTFRKNVSVRVRNFETNELKVNDADGNPINIAAIVVWQVADTAKATFAVEDYADFVRVQSESALRHVAMSHPYDHADDGENSLRGATDVVSAEIAAEVAARVVIAGLEVIEARISNLAYAPEIAQAMLQRQQAGAIIAARERIVEGAVSMVEGALGRLEADGLVTLDDDRRAAMVSNLLVVLCGESRATPVINTGSLYA comes from the coding sequence ATGCCCGACACCGCACCGCCGCAGGACTCCGTCGGGGGGGACCCGAGCGGTCGCCCGGTCGGGCACGACGGCGCCCGGGTGGACGTCGTCGAGCGCGACGCCTGGGCGCTCGGCCCCGGCCCGGCGGCGTTCGTGGCCCTGCTGGCACTGACCGGGCTCGCCGCCTCGATCCCGCTGTTCATCGTCGCCGACATCACCGGGCAGAACTGGTACGGCGTCCTGGGCATCGCCACCCTCGTCCTCGGGGTGGTGCTGCTCACCTCCATCGCCGTCATCAGCCCCGGGCAGACCCGCGTGGTGCAGTTCTTCGGCCGCTACATCGGCACCATCCGGCGCACCGGCCTCGTCCTCACCGTGCCGCTGACGTTCCGCAAGAACGTGTCGGTGCGCGTGCGCAACTTCGAGACCAACGAGCTCAAGGTCAACGACGCGGACGGCAACCCGATCAACATCGCGGCCATCGTCGTCTGGCAGGTCGCCGACACCGCCAAGGCCACGTTCGCGGTCGAGGACTACGCCGACTTCGTGCGCGTGCAGTCCGAGTCCGCGCTGCGCCACGTCGCGATGTCGCACCCGTACGACCACGCGGACGACGGCGAGAACTCGCTGCGCGGTGCCACCGACGTCGTCTCCGCGGAGATCGCGGCCGAGGTCGCGGCCCGCGTCGTCATCGCCGGCCTCGAGGTCATCGAGGCGCGCATCTCCAACCTCGCGTACGCCCCGGAGATCGCCCAGGCCATGCTGCAGCGCCAGCAGGCAGGCGCGATCATCGCCGCCCGCGAGCGCATCGTCGAGGGTGCGGTGTCGATGGTCGAGGGCGCACTGGGTCGGCTCGAGGCGGACGGTCTGGTCACGCTGGACGACGACCGCCGGGCCGCGATGGTGTCCAACCTGCTGGTCGTGCTGTGCGGCGAGTCCCGCGCGACACCCGTCATCAACACCGGGTCGCTCTACGCGTGA
- a CDS encoding ABC transporter permease codes for MSTTTRAAVPAPALRPWASLAWLHTRYQFLETVRVPLAVIGNMLFPGLALLFFVVPQGAIMADPLASTAAIAQLGTFAIMSACMFTHGAGVAEDRAQPFDTFVRTLPARPGPRLAGRVLNGLLWAYLALVPLVLIGVLLTSATLTPARALGAVAMVAGVAVPFTLLGMAIGFSMSTKAALAVTQCVLFPLAFAGGVFMPPEVFPGWLDAISQALPSRAARDLIVQVTTGVEGSPAALPVLLAWTAVLAALAVAAVRSDEGRRFR; via the coding sequence ATGAGCACGACGACCCGCGCGGCCGTGCCGGCCCCGGCGCTGCGCCCCTGGGCGTCGCTCGCGTGGCTGCACACCCGCTACCAGTTCCTCGAGACCGTGCGCGTGCCGCTCGCGGTCATCGGCAACATGCTCTTCCCCGGCCTGGCGCTGCTGTTCTTCGTCGTGCCGCAGGGCGCGATCATGGCCGACCCCCTGGCGTCGACCGCGGCGATCGCGCAGCTCGGGACCTTCGCCATCATGTCGGCCTGCATGTTCACGCACGGCGCGGGCGTCGCGGAGGACCGGGCGCAGCCGTTCGACACGTTCGTCCGCACGCTGCCCGCGCGGCCCGGCCCGCGGCTCGCCGGGCGCGTCCTCAACGGGCTGCTGTGGGCGTACCTCGCGCTCGTGCCGCTGGTGCTCATCGGGGTGCTGCTCACGTCGGCGACGCTGACGCCCGCGCGCGCGCTCGGTGCCGTGGCCATGGTCGCGGGCGTCGCGGTGCCGTTCACGCTGCTCGGCATGGCGATCGGGTTCTCCATGTCGACCAAGGCGGCGCTGGCCGTCACGCAGTGCGTGCTGTTCCCGCTCGCGTTCGCCGGCGGGGTCTTCATGCCGCCCGAGGTCTTCCCCGGCTGGCTCGACGCGATCTCGCAGGCCCTGCCGTCGCGGGCCGCGCGCGACCTCATCGTGCAGGTCACCACGGGTGTCGAGGGCAGCCCGGCGGCGCTGCCGGTGCTGCTCGCCTGGACGGCCGTCCTCGCGGCGCTCGCCGTCGCCGCCGTCCGCTCGGACGAGGGGCGTCGTTTCCGCTGA
- a CDS encoding ABC transporter ATP-binding protein, giving the protein MSTDTPPPVLVEHVTRRFGAVTALDDVSLRVDAGEIVGLLGPNGAGKTTLLSLVAGLRTPDEGTVRLFGADPRDPAARTSLGTTPQETGLPETLKVREVIDFVAGHFADPMPRDEVMARFGLTELADRQTGALSGGQKRRLAVGLSLVGRPRLVLLDEPTTGLDVEARHVLWQALRDYHADGATVIVTSHYLEEIEALAQRVVVVGSGRVLADDTLPHVLDLVAVRRVTLTVAGPVAGLAALPGVHEVTGTSEVPGGTRVTLVASDADAAVRALVTAGVPFADLEVRGASLEEAFLSLTTRDAAVPPDAPAPAAAAAAPALPEVAR; this is encoded by the coding sequence ATGAGCACCGACACCCCACCCCCCGTGCTCGTCGAGCACGTCACGCGGCGCTTCGGCGCCGTCACCGCGCTCGACGACGTCAGCCTGCGTGTCGACGCGGGCGAGATCGTCGGCCTGCTGGGCCCCAACGGCGCCGGCAAGACGACCCTGCTGTCGCTGGTCGCCGGGCTGCGCACCCCGGACGAGGGCACCGTCCGCCTCTTCGGCGCCGACCCCCGCGACCCCGCCGCGCGCACCTCGCTCGGCACCACGCCGCAGGAGACGGGCCTGCCGGAGACGCTGAAGGTCCGTGAGGTCATCGACTTCGTCGCCGGGCACTTCGCCGACCCCATGCCCCGCGACGAGGTCATGGCACGGTTCGGCCTCACCGAGCTGGCCGACCGGCAGACCGGTGCGCTGTCCGGCGGGCAGAAGCGCCGGCTCGCCGTCGGGCTGTCCCTCGTCGGCCGCCCGCGCCTCGTGCTCCTCGACGAGCCGACCACCGGCCTCGACGTCGAGGCGCGGCACGTGCTGTGGCAGGCGCTGCGCGACTACCACGCCGACGGCGCCACGGTCATCGTCACCAGCCACTACCTCGAGGAGATCGAGGCGCTGGCCCAGCGCGTCGTGGTCGTCGGGAGCGGGCGGGTGCTGGCCGACGACACCCTGCCGCACGTCCTCGACCTGGTCGCCGTCCGGCGGGTGACGCTCACCGTCGCCGGCCCGGTCGCCGGCCTCGCCGCGCTGCCGGGCGTGCACGAGGTGACCGGGACCAGCGAGGTCCCGGGAGGCACGCGGGTCACCCTCGTCGCGTCCGACGCCGACGCCGCCGTGCGCGCGCTCGTCACCGCGGGCGTGCCGTTCGCCGACCTCGAGGTGCGCGGCGCGTCCCTCGAGGAGGCCTTCCTGTCCCTCACGACGCGCGACGCCGCCGTCCCGCCCGACGCACCCGCGCCGGCCGCCGCGGCCGCCGCACCCGCCCTCCCGGAGGTGGCCCGATGA
- a CDS encoding transcriptional regulator has translation MSEVDLDPVIHSASRLRVVATLAALDRGDRVSFPRLQKLLDMTAGNLSTHLRRLEDAGYVTQTKTHVGRTPATYVELTPAGRLAFERYTQTLTELLKGAQE, from the coding sequence ATGAGCGAGGTCGATCTCGACCCCGTCATCCACTCGGCGTCCCGGCTGCGGGTCGTCGCCACCCTCGCCGCCCTCGACCGCGGCGACCGGGTCTCCTTCCCCCGGCTGCAGAAGCTGCTCGACATGACCGCCGGGAACCTGTCCACGCACCTGCGGCGCCTCGAGGACGCCGGGTACGTCACCCAGACCAAGACGCACGTCGGCCGGACCCCGGCGACGTACGTGGAGCTGACCCCCGCCGGACGGCTCGCGTTCGAGCGGTACACGCAGACCCTCACGGAGCTGCTCAAAGGAGCGCAGGAATGA
- a CDS encoding CPBP family intramembrane glutamic endopeptidase, giving the protein MGRAVGGRGGAREDDGRGSAAGAVDGLPDAAPPPGERAVARRFTAEIWIVLGLSLGKSAVYAVVSLIAKLTAGPPLASQTTTLNASRSPRPYLDLTYQLLSIGFALLPVALALYLLSANGRSAVRRIGLDRTRPWRDLGIGVGLAALIGIPGLGLYVAGRALGITVEVQAAALNAAWWTVPVLILSALQNALLEEVVAVGYLMERLRDLRWRTPAIIAASALLRGSYHLYQGWGPFVGNVVMGVVFAEYYRRRRRVMPLVVAHTALDVVAFVGYALLPEEWLEAIGVT; this is encoded by the coding sequence ATGGGACGTGCGGTCGGGGGGCGCGGGGGCGCGCGCGAGGACGACGGGCGCGGCAGCGCCGCCGGAGCCGTCGACGGGCTGCCCGACGCCGCGCCACCCCCCGGAGAGCGCGCCGTCGCCCGGCGGTTCACGGCCGAGATCTGGATCGTGCTGGGCCTGTCGCTCGGGAAGTCGGCGGTCTACGCCGTCGTCTCGCTCATCGCCAAGCTCACCGCGGGCCCTCCCCTGGCGAGCCAGACCACCACGCTCAACGCCAGCCGGTCGCCGCGCCCCTACCTCGACCTGACCTACCAGCTGCTGTCCATCGGGTTCGCGCTGCTGCCCGTCGCGCTCGCGCTGTACCTGCTGTCGGCCAACGGTCGCTCCGCGGTGCGGCGCATCGGGCTCGACCGCACGCGACCGTGGCGGGACCTGGGCATCGGCGTGGGGCTCGCGGCGCTCATCGGCATCCCCGGCCTCGGCCTCTACGTGGCCGGTCGCGCGCTCGGCATCACGGTCGAGGTGCAGGCCGCGGCGCTCAACGCGGCCTGGTGGACCGTGCCCGTGCTCATCCTCTCGGCGCTGCAGAACGCCCTGCTCGAGGAGGTCGTCGCGGTCGGCTACCTCATGGAGCGCCTGCGCGACCTGCGGTGGCGGACGCCGGCGATCATCGCCGCCAGCGCGCTGCTGCGCGGCTCGTACCACCTGTACCAGGGGTGGGGGCCGTTCGTCGGCAACGTGGTCATGGGCGTCGTCTTCGCCGAGTACTACCGGCGCCGACGACGCGTCATGCCCCTGGTCGTCGCGCACACGGCGCTCGACGTCGTCGCGTTCGTGGGCTACGCGCTGCTGCCCGAGGAGTGGCTCGAGGCCATCGGCGTCACCTGA
- a CDS encoding HdeD family acid-resistance protein: MVTDRATRPRAAGLREEVTMVDDVTAQVVRTVRKVWWLPVVRGVLLLVLGLLLMAQPAASLEAIVWLFGIFAIVDGVLLVVQGLLDRGVPGWTWWVVEGLAGVAVGAVVVLWPGPTVRVLFFLLAAWLLVLGIVSIIGAVALSRYRDPGWHWPLAFGLVSTLFAVLLIARPQGSLAVFGVLLGLFAFVGGAMNLVSGFAVRQMVKDLGRPAVP, translated from the coding sequence GTGGTCACCGACCGCGCCACCCGTCCCCGGGCCGCAGGGCTCCGTGAGGAGGTCACGATGGTCGACGACGTCACCGCGCAGGTCGTGCGGACGGTGCGCAAGGTGTGGTGGCTGCCGGTCGTGCGCGGCGTGCTGCTGCTGGTGCTCGGGCTGCTGCTCATGGCCCAGCCCGCCGCGTCGCTCGAGGCGATCGTCTGGCTCTTCGGGATCTTCGCCATCGTCGACGGCGTGCTGCTGGTCGTGCAGGGACTGCTCGACCGCGGCGTCCCGGGCTGGACGTGGTGGGTGGTCGAGGGTCTCGCCGGCGTCGCCGTCGGCGCGGTCGTGGTGCTGTGGCCCGGCCCCACCGTGCGCGTGCTGTTCTTCCTGCTCGCCGCCTGGCTGCTCGTGCTCGGCATCGTCTCGATCATCGGAGCGGTGGCGCTGTCCCGCTACCGCGACCCCGGCTGGCACTGGCCGCTTGCGTTCGGGCTGGTCAGCACGCTGTTTGCGGTGCTGCTCATCGCCCGGCCGCAGGGCTCGCTCGCGGTGTTCGGCGTCCTGCTGGGCCTGTTCGCGTTCGTCGGCGGCGCCATGAACCTGGTCAGCGGGTTCGCGGTGCGGCAGATGGTCAAGGACCTCGGCCGTCCCGCGGTGCCGTGA
- a CDS encoding lysylphosphatidylglycerol synthase transmembrane domain-containing protein — protein MSTSPPRAPDGAGDDPRPVSAAPSATAPGAAPPDPSPDGEVRAVRSPVDVLDVRPPRVHRPVDLLGATLSTVIAVIVVVLATYAQNTTTGVAEDVQGFATLLRRILFVPVNVLVGFTTVVVPIAVLTELALRRLGRQLLQAVLAAIGALLLVAALYWTFDTFGSEGLRHGLSVRLGGVWQLTIPEYAAMLTALLTVAGPRSRRRSVAWSWNLLWVTTGVVLITAAVSLAGIGLALLVGRTAGLLGRYVGGVDPERAYARTLLAGIRRAGVEPATVTRVPDPALLGDRTTATVEGLARLPQGTPAQRALVRAAGDRLYDVTTDDGRHLDLLVFDGDRQVVGMITRLWRSLRLRGLEGRSALSLRQATERAALLSYAASAAGVRTPQLLSIAEAEDSMLLLQESTGSAVPLSDLDADDVDDDVLHAIWAQLQLGHAAGIAHRALTSDAILVERGPTGPRVWLTAWEQGDVASSELARRMDTTQMIALLALRVGAERAVGSAAEVLPDGDIEAIGPLLQTVALPRRTRDEMRAHKEVLAELRSALVARLPEADVHPEQLVRFGARTLFTIVLTIVAVFAVLTAVNVAEIGPVLAASDWRYSALAAALGMVTLLGAGLAFVAFSPVRLPVWRATLVQTAATFVALAAPAGIGPAALNLRMLTRRGVSTTLAGATVALVQVSQFITTLLLLLVLTVTSGVHSPSSFSVSPTMLVALAVLAALVGIALLFPQVRAWVQRRVGPTMRQTLPRLIEVLGQPWRLALALGGNVLMTMGYVLAFDAALAALGQHASLVQVALVYLTGNTAGAVIPTPGGIGTVESALGLGLYTITGINAGVATTVALLFRLLTFWLRIPFGWMAMRYLTRVGEL, from the coding sequence ATGTCGACCTCGCCGCCGCGCGCACCGGACGGTGCCGGCGACGACCCCCGACCAGTGTCCGCAGCACCGTCGGCCACGGCACCCGGTGCCGCACCCCCCGACCCCTCGCCCGACGGCGAGGTCCGCGCCGTCCGCTCACCGGTCGACGTGCTGGACGTCCGCCCCCCGCGGGTGCACCGCCCGGTCGACCTGCTCGGCGCCACGCTGTCCACGGTGATCGCCGTGATCGTCGTCGTGCTGGCGACGTACGCGCAGAACACCACCACGGGCGTGGCCGAGGACGTCCAGGGGTTCGCGACCCTGCTGCGCCGCATCCTGTTCGTGCCCGTCAACGTGCTCGTCGGGTTCACCACCGTCGTCGTGCCGATCGCCGTGCTGACGGAGCTCGCCCTGCGACGCCTCGGCCGCCAGCTGCTGCAGGCCGTGCTGGCCGCGATCGGCGCGCTCCTGCTCGTCGCCGCCCTGTACTGGACGTTCGACACCTTCGGCTCCGAGGGCCTGCGCCACGGACTGTCCGTGCGGCTGGGCGGGGTGTGGCAGCTGACCATCCCCGAGTACGCCGCCATGCTGACGGCCCTGCTCACCGTCGCCGGCCCCCGCAGCCGGCGACGCAGCGTCGCCTGGTCGTGGAACCTGCTGTGGGTGACCACCGGCGTCGTGCTCATCACGGCGGCCGTGTCCCTCGCCGGGATCGGCCTGGCGCTGCTCGTGGGCCGCACCGCCGGGCTGCTGGGTCGCTACGTGGGCGGCGTGGACCCCGAGCGCGCCTACGCCCGCACCCTCCTCGCCGGCATCCGCCGCGCCGGCGTCGAGCCCGCCACCGTCACCCGCGTGCCCGACCCTGCCCTGCTGGGCGACCGCACCACCGCGACCGTCGAGGGGCTCGCCCGCCTGCCGCAGGGCACGCCCGCCCAGCGGGCGCTCGTGCGCGCCGCCGGCGACCGGCTCTACGACGTGACCACCGACGACGGGCGCCACCTGGACCTGCTGGTGTTCGACGGCGACCGTCAGGTGGTCGGCATGATCACCCGGCTGTGGCGCTCGCTGCGCCTGCGCGGCCTGGAGGGCCGGTCCGCCCTGTCGCTGCGGCAGGCCACCGAGCGCGCGGCACTGCTCTCCTACGCCGCGAGCGCCGCCGGCGTGCGGACCCCGCAGCTGCTGAGCATCGCCGAGGCGGAGGACTCGATGCTCCTGCTGCAGGAGAGCACCGGGTCCGCGGTGCCCCTGTCCGACCTCGACGCCGACGACGTCGACGACGACGTGCTGCACGCCATCTGGGCCCAGCTGCAGCTCGGCCACGCCGCGGGCATCGCCCACCGTGCGCTCACGTCCGACGCCATCCTCGTCGAGCGGGGACCCACGGGACCGCGCGTGTGGCTGACGGCGTGGGAGCAGGGCGACGTCGCCTCCTCCGAGCTCGCGCGCCGCATGGACACCACCCAGATGATCGCCCTCCTGGCCCTGCGCGTCGGCGCGGAGCGTGCCGTCGGCTCGGCCGCCGAGGTGCTGCCCGACGGCGACATCGAGGCCATCGGCCCGCTGCTGCAGACCGTGGCCCTGCCGCGACGCACCCGCGACGAGATGCGCGCCCACAAGGAGGTGCTGGCCGAGCTGCGCTCCGCGCTCGTCGCACGCCTGCCCGAGGCCGACGTCCACCCCGAGCAGCTCGTCCGGTTCGGCGCCCGCACGCTGTTCACCATCGTGCTGACGATCGTCGCGGTGTTCGCCGTGCTCACGGCCGTCAACGTCGCGGAGATCGGCCCCGTGCTGGCCGCCAGCGACTGGAGGTACTCGGCCCTCGCAGCGGCCCTCGGCATGGTGACCCTCCTCGGGGCCGGTCTCGCGTTCGTCGCGTTCTCCCCCGTGAGGCTGCCGGTGTGGCGCGCCACGCTGGTGCAGACGGCCGCCACGTTCGTGGCCCTCGCGGCGCCCGCGGGCATCGGACCGGCGGCGCTCAACCTGCGGATGCTCACCCGCCGCGGCGTCAGCACGACCCTGGCCGGCGCCACGGTCGCCCTGGTGCAGGTGAGCCAGTTCATCACCACGCTGCTGCTGCTCCTGGTCCTCACCGTGACGTCGGGCGTGCACTCGCCGTCCTCGTTCTCCGTGTCACCGACCATGCTGGTGGCGCTCGCCGTCCTCGCGGCCCTGGTCGGCATCGCCCTGCTGTTCCCCCAGGTGCGCGCGTGGGTGCAGCGACGGGTGGGGCCGACCATGCGCCAGACCCTGCCGCGCCTCATCGAGGTGCTCGGGCAGCCGTGGCGGCTCGCCCTCGCGCTGGGCGGCAACGTCCTCATGACGATGGGGTACGTGCTCGCGTTCGACGCCGCGCTGGCCGCGCTGGGGCAGCACGCCTCGCTGGTGCAGGTCGCGCTCGTGTACCTCACCGGCAACACCGCCGGCGCGGTCATCCCCACGCCCGGCGGCATCGGCACCGTCGAGTCCGCGCTGGGCCTCGGCCTCTACACCATCACCGGCATCAACGCCGGTGTCGCCACCACGGTCGCCCTGCTGTTCCGCCTGCTGACGTTCTGGCTGCGGATCCCGTTCGGCTGGATGGCGATGCGGTACCTCACGCGCGTCGGCGAGCTCTGA
- a CDS encoding CsbD family protein has product MGLDDKIKNSAQQAEGKAKEAVGKATGDEEREAEGRADQSSANLKQAGENVKDAFR; this is encoded by the coding sequence ATGGGTCTCGACGACAAGATCAAGAACTCCGCGCAGCAGGCCGAGGGCAAGGCCAAGGAGGCGGTCGGCAAGGCGACCGGCGACGAGGAGCGCGAGGCCGAGGGCCGCGCGGACCAGTCCTCCGCCAACCTCAAGCAGGCCGGCGAGAACGTCAAGGACGCCTTCCGCTGA
- a CDS encoding 1-acyl-sn-glycerol-3-phosphate acyltransferase, which produces MSARRAVARAYWRVSRWTLRTERVPQDGSGIILGAPHTSNWDFVLMLAIAWEAGLPFRWLGKHTLFRGPAGPLMRGLGGIPVDRRDPAGLVDDLVARMGAGEHFYLVVTPEGSRSGSGWKSGFYRIARATDLPVTLGYVDRTTMTAGLGPTLTLTGDVRADMDRVRAFYADKAGVVPARRTEPRLRDEGTAGGGPAGEGPADAGAPDRP; this is translated from the coding sequence GTGAGCGCCCGTCGGGCCGTCGCCCGCGCCTACTGGCGGGTGAGCCGCTGGACGCTGCGCACCGAGCGCGTGCCGCAGGACGGGTCCGGCATCATCCTGGGCGCCCCGCACACGTCCAACTGGGACTTCGTCCTGATGCTCGCGATCGCGTGGGAGGCGGGGCTGCCGTTCCGGTGGCTCGGCAAGCACACGCTGTTCCGGGGGCCTGCCGGCCCGCTGATGCGCGGGCTCGGTGGCATCCCGGTCGACCGGCGCGACCCCGCCGGTCTGGTGGACGACCTGGTCGCGCGCATGGGTGCCGGCGAGCACTTCTACCTCGTGGTGACGCCGGAGGGCTCCCGGTCCGGGTCCGGGTGGAAGTCGGGCTTCTACCGGATCGCGCGTGCGACGGACCTGCCGGTCACGCTCGGGTACGTGGACCGCACGACCATGACGGCCGGCCTGGGCCCGACGCTCACGCTCACCGGCGACGTCCGCGCGGACATGGACCGGGTGCGCGCGTTCTACGCGGACAAGGCCGGCGTGGTGCCCGCCCGCCGCACGGAGCCGCGGCTGCGCGACGAGGGGACCGCCGGCGGTGGACCCGCCGGCGAGGGCCCTGCGGATGCGGGAGCGCCGGACCGGCCCTAA
- a CDS encoding SpoIIE family protein phosphatase: protein MTDQGTGPGPLPSAGEALADLDACAEEPIRIPGSVQPHGVLLAVSEPDLVVRHVSANVADLTGRSVDEVVGAPLRDVLGVAAEQAVRVHVRTFGDLRARNPVSVDVAGPHGLVTADAILHRIAIGGRTLLVVELETATGPRPFSFPNTYQAVRAALEKLHGAGTLEELYDVAAQEVRALTGFDRVMVYRFDEDHNGEVVAEARRADLNAFLGLHYPASDIPQQARALYETNWIRLIADVGYRPAPIVPAWDPASGEPLDLTHAVLRSVSPVHVEYLTNMGVRASMSISLLREGRLWGLVACHHYAGPHVVPFGVRAAAEFLGSALSLRLVARAEDRELERELAAQGAMTRVLGLARDPDHGLAEALAGDHGLLAAVPAHGLVVVADGTTVTAGDVPVDVAALRAWVLAQPEPVTVRTQLGVTDPELAGALPDVAGVLAVRLPDDQVIAWLRYEQVRDIYWGGDPHNKAIAHREGDEVRLSPRKSFDQWREVVRGRSEPWAPEHVRAVADLRSGLLEVIITRNRWQMAAAHAVQLSLLPRRLPELPGWSLQARYVPAAGGRVGGDWYDALELPDGRFVVVVGDVAGHGLGAAAAMGQLRNALRAYVMRGAEIREALVDLDELARRTMPDDMATVVVVVVDPATGEAQVGAAGHPRPLVLSADGDAALLPLRVDRPIGVGSGEPPVQRLHIEPGGGLVLYSDGLVDSRSTALADGIDRLIRRFDRPDPTVPVDIDEVVAVCSDPDSKDDMTLLLLCRDADLPPGARP from the coding sequence ATGACCGACCAGGGCACTGGGCCAGGACCTCTGCCGTCCGCGGGGGAGGCACTCGCGGACCTCGACGCCTGCGCCGAGGAGCCGATCCGGATCCCCGGCTCGGTGCAGCCGCACGGGGTGCTGCTCGCGGTCTCGGAGCCGGACCTGGTGGTCCGGCACGTGTCCGCCAACGTCGCGGACCTCACGGGGCGCTCGGTCGACGAGGTCGTCGGTGCGCCGCTGCGCGACGTGCTGGGCGTGGCCGCCGAGCAGGCGGTGCGGGTGCACGTGCGCACGTTCGGCGACCTGCGGGCGCGCAACCCGGTGTCCGTCGACGTGGCCGGACCGCACGGCCTGGTGACGGCCGACGCGATCCTGCACCGCATCGCCATCGGTGGGCGCACGCTGCTCGTGGTCGAGCTGGAGACGGCCACCGGGCCGCGTCCCTTCTCGTTCCCCAACACGTACCAGGCCGTGCGCGCCGCTCTCGAGAAGCTCCACGGTGCCGGCACCCTGGAGGAGCTGTACGACGTCGCCGCGCAGGAGGTCCGCGCGCTGACCGGGTTCGACCGGGTGATGGTGTACCGGTTCGACGAGGACCACAACGGTGAGGTCGTCGCCGAGGCGCGCCGGGCGGACCTCAACGCGTTCCTCGGCCTGCACTACCCGGCGTCCGACATCCCACAGCAGGCCCGCGCGCTGTACGAGACCAACTGGATCCGGCTCATCGCCGACGTCGGGTACCGACCGGCGCCGATCGTGCCCGCGTGGGACCCCGCGTCGGGCGAGCCGCTGGACCTGACGCACGCGGTGCTGCGCAGCGTCTCGCCCGTGCACGTCGAGTACCTGACGAACATGGGCGTGCGGGCCTCGATGTCGATCTCGCTGCTGCGCGAGGGCCGCCTGTGGGGCCTGGTCGCCTGCCACCACTACGCCGGTCCGCACGTGGTGCCGTTCGGCGTGCGGGCGGCGGCGGAGTTCCTCGGGTCGGCCCTGTCGTTGCGGTTGGTCGCCCGCGCGGAGGACCGCGAGCTGGAGCGGGAGCTCGCCGCCCAGGGGGCGATGACCCGCGTCCTGGGCCTCGCGCGCGACCCGGACCACGGGCTGGCGGAGGCCCTGGCCGGTGACCACGGCCTGCTGGCGGCCGTGCCCGCCCACGGCCTGGTCGTCGTCGCGGACGGGACCACCGTCACGGCCGGTGACGTCCCCGTGGACGTGGCGGCCCTGCGCGCGTGGGTGCTCGCGCAGCCGGAGCCGGTGACGGTGCGCACGCAGCTCGGCGTCACCGACCCGGAGCTGGCGGGTGCGCTGCCGGACGTCGCCGGCGTGCTGGCGGTCCGGCTGCCCGACGACCAGGTGATCGCCTGGCTGCGGTACGAGCAGGTGCGTGACATCTACTGGGGCGGCGACCCGCACAACAAGGCGATCGCGCACCGCGAGGGTGACGAGGTGCGGCTGAGCCCGCGCAAGTCCTTCGACCAGTGGCGCGAGGTGGTGCGCGGCCGCAGCGAGCCGTGGGCGCCGGAGCACGTGCGGGCGGTGGCGGACCTGCGCAGCGGGCTGCTCGAGGTGATCATCACGCGCAACCGGTGGCAGATGGCGGCGGCGCACGCCGTCCAGCTCTCCCTGCTGCCGCGACGGCTGCCCGAGCTGCCCGGCTGGAGCCTGCAGGCACGCTACGTCCCGGCGGCCGGCGGGCGCGTCGGCGGCGACTGGTACGACGCGCTGGAGCTGCCGGACGGCCGCTTCGTCGTCGTCGTCGGTGACGTGGCAGGCCACGGGCTGGGCGCGGCCGCCGCGATGGGCCAGCTGCGCAACGCCCTGCGGGCCTACGTCATGCGGGGGGCGGAGATCCGCGAGGCGCTCGTCGACCTCGACGAGCTGGCGCGTCGCACCATGCCGGACGACATGGCGACGGTCGTGGTCGTCGTGGTCGACCCGGCAACGGGGGAGGCGCAGGTGGGTGCCGCCGGGCACCCGCGGCCGCTGGTCCTGAGCGCCGACGGGGACGCGGCGCTGCTGCCGCTGCGGGTGGACCGGCCCATCGGTGTGGGCTCCGGGGAGCCGCCCGTGCAGCGTCTGCACATCGAGCCGGGTGGTGGGCTGGTCCTGTACAGCGACGGTCTGGTCGACTCGCGGTCGACCGCCCTGGCCGACGGCATCGACCGGCTGATCCGCCGCTTCGACCGCCCCGACCCGACGGTCCCGGTCGACATCGACGAGGTCGTGGCCGTGTGCTCCGACCCTGACTCCAAGGACGACATGACACTGCTGCTGCTGTGCCGGGACGCCGACCTGCCGCCGGGGGCCCGGCCGTGA